The DNA window CCCCCGTGTAGGATAGTACCTACATGGATAGCGGACAGATGATCGCAGAGCGCCTGAAGGCCCTTATTGAGGATAGGGGCACGAATAACCGCGCCGTAGCGTTGGCGGCCGGTATGGGGCCGACTGGCGTCCGAGACATTATAAGCCGGAAGACTAGGAGCCCAACTTATGCAAACCTGCTGAAGATCGCAGATGTCCTAGGGGTGGACGTCCAGGAGATCACTGGCGGGCATCGAGAACAACCCTCCATTGCCATCGCTGGCAAGGTCGGTGCCAGCGCACGCGTACCGGTTTTCGATACCTATGAAAAAGGCGACGGCCCACAGGTCGAGTGTCCTCCTGGACTCTCCCCTCATAACATCGTGGCAGTCGAGATCGAGGGCGACAGTATGGAGCCGGTCTATTCGGCGGGCGATCTGCTGTTCTACACGCGTTGGTCGGACGGAAGCGTGCCCAGCGAGGCCGTTGGCAAGCGGTGTGTTTGCGAGTGCGAAGAGGGGCTAGGCTGGGTGAAGCTGGTCCGCCAGGGGCGAGACCACGGCACTTTCGACCTTCATAGCTTCAACGACCAGACGCCCACGATGTACGGGGTTCGGCTCAAGTGGGCGGCACCGATTAAGCTGCATTGGCCGGCCGAGCTAGCGCGCAAGGTATAGGTGTTGGCCCACATCGGCGGGAGCCGACGTTCGAGGCATGGCGTTGGAATGTCCGCCGTGAATGCTATCGTGAATAATTTGGAGTTGATTTTGCAAAAAGGCACAGCTATCGTCCTGCACAACAATGCGAGGCATGAGCATGTCAATTCCTGTTGAAGTCACCGTACGCCCCATTCTGGACGAAATCCGCGACCAGGTCGTCTCCGCGGTCCGAGAGGCGTGGGAGGACTGGCTGGCCAGCGATTTCAACGGCGTCTGGCGTTGCAAACGCAGCCGCGCGAATTTTGTCTGGGAGCAGATAATCGAACGCGCGAACAGTGCCCTGCTGGACCACGATGCCGTCCATGTGATCGCAGGCCACGAAACGATGAAGTTCCTCGTTCGGGACACGGTGCTGTTTCGGTTCAAGAAAGCAGATGAGAAGGGCCGTTCATCGAATGTCGCTACTCAACTGGCGCTCGCTTTTCACGACCATGACCAGGACTTGTTCGGCTTGCCGGAGGTTCAGCGCGTCGAGGTAGTCTACAAACTGAATCGCCTGGAAACACGGATCGAGGACATTTGTGTGGTCGCCCGCAATAACGATCAGATTGCTTGGGAGTACAGCCTTCTGGATGCGGGCGAGGCCGCAGTTCCATTGCCGATGCCCGAGCCGAAACCCGGGCGTCCTGCTACGGCCATCGTCAAGCTCAAGAGTGCCGCGGACGACCGCAAGAAGCGTCAAGACTGATGCCCGCCGGTTTCAATCAAGACCTGCTGCGGATAGCGCGGCAGGCGCGGGGGTGGAGTCAGACAGAGCTTTCCGCGCGCTCAGGGGTGTCACAGGCCAATTTGTCGAAACTCGAAAACGGGCTGATCGGCCCCACCGAAGACGTGTTGAAAAGCGTCAGTGAAGCCCTGAACTTTCCTGCCGATTTCTTCTTCCAGAACGACCGGGTCATTGGCCTCCCGATGAGCGTGCAATACCGGAAGCGGGCGAGCGTTGGGCAGAAGGCGATCGAGCGTCTGGAAGCCGAACTCAACATCAGGATCTTACACATCCGAAGGCTGCTCGATGCCGCCGAGCTGGAGCCGGAGTTGTCCCTTCCGCGTCTGGATGTAGACGAGTACGGCGGCGACCCCGAACGCATCGCCGATCTCATCAGGCGAACCTGGCTCGTACCTACGGGACCGATCCGGGAGTTGGTTGAATGGGTGGAACGAGCGGGGTGTATAGTCGTCCATTGCGATTTCGCCGCGCTCAAGGTCGATGGGTTCACGGTCCAGATA is part of the Rhodovulum sp. MB263 genome and encodes:
- a CDS encoding XRE family transcriptional regulator, producing the protein MIAERLKALIEDRGTNNRAVALAAGMGPTGVRDIISRKTRSPTYANLLKIADVLGVDVQEITGGHREQPSIAIAGKVGASARVPVFDTYEKGDGPQVECPPGLSPHNIVAVEIEGDSMEPVYSAGDLLFYTRWSDGSVPSEAVGKRCVCECEEGLGWVKLVRQGRDHGTFDLHSFNDQTPTMYGVRLKWAAPIKLHWPAELARKV
- a CDS encoding ImmA/IrrE family metallo-endopeptidase; its protein translation is MPAGFNQDLLRIARQARGWSQTELSARSGVSQANLSKLENGLIGPTEDVLKSVSEALNFPADFFFQNDRVIGLPMSVQYRKRASVGQKAIERLEAELNIRILHIRRLLDAAELEPELSLPRLDVDEYGGDPERIADLIRRTWLVPTGPIRELVEWVERAGCIVVHCDFAALKVDGFTVQISDMPPCIFLNRNMPADRQRFSLAHELGHVVMHQVPSPQMEDEANKFASALLMPSRDIRPHLSGRRLTIQRLAALKPVWRVSMAAILYRAKEIGAITASQSQYLWRQMSSMGYRRTEPTELDLKVEMPTVLPEIVRLHLEELGYGLSDLARALRSTKDDLRALHPLPGPKARLRVVK